A single genomic interval of Ruminococcus sp. NK3A76 harbors:
- a CDS encoding L,D-transpeptidase family protein, with protein sequence MANETNEKDLFFGSEDPGKDPEPVVPAAPAASGKEELARQIAKNMAMNDNDDDDDDISFAAVPAKKEVQPQMSRQTSYSRESSRSSSSRSHSSSSGHSSSRKKKKKKSHAVDIVCGFMALAIVGGVIGAYAYGKKAYDGVFLANTTINKIDVSKLTKDEAIAKLTGQIDFNDKITITKRDGTRVDIDLKQLDFSSNIQDAVTQAYEKQNHNLWFKSVMGNESSYEFDPDSKFNETKLNAIIKKNVIEGQNVIESKNAYIDRTDDGFELVKEVVGNSIDEDKIGDIYAYISSELAKGNFDISIADLDVYEKPSILASDLQKQYDSLAGIADIEISFDFVYEKATLKGSRFIDWLDFNEDGSYSVDRDEVNKYVDELAEKYDTYRKDRKFKSTNKGTITVEGGSGIYGWWLNTEPEGGMADYITELIEDGKSVTVDPIFYSSGGIDYEGNPDCWTAKDDIGNTYLEIDFYAQHMWFYKNGKKKWECDIVSGLPTEGRNTPEGVYKLWTKESPSKLKGENGGDKWETTVSYWNNISDWGTQIGIHDATWQPYFGGELYKWSGSHGCINVSYDSAKYVYENVPIGTPVVAYWE encoded by the coding sequence ATGGCTAACGAAACGAATGAAAAGGATCTATTCTTCGGCTCTGAAGATCCCGGTAAGGATCCCGAGCCTGTTGTGCCTGCTGCCCCTGCTGCCTCGGGTAAGGAGGAGCTTGCAAGGCAGATAGCTAAAAATATGGCTATGAACGATAACGACGATGATGACGATGATATCTCGTTCGCTGCCGTTCCGGCTAAGAAAGAGGTGCAGCCGCAGATGAGCCGCCAGACATCGTACAGCCGCGAGAGCAGCCGCAGCTCGTCAAGCCGCAGCCATAGCTCATCGTCAGGCCATAGCTCGTCAAGAAAGAAAAAGAAGAAAAAGTCTCATGCTGTCGATATAGTGTGCGGTTTTATGGCACTTGCTATAGTCGGCGGTGTGATAGGTGCCTATGCTTACGGTAAAAAGGCCTACGACGGCGTGTTCCTTGCAAATACGACGATAAATAAGATAGACGTCAGCAAGCTCACAAAGGACGAGGCTATAGCCAAGCTCACAGGCCAGATAGATTTCAACGATAAGATAACGATAACCAAGCGTGACGGCACAAGGGTCGATATCGACTTGAAGCAGCTTGATTTTTCAAGCAATATACAGGACGCCGTTACTCAGGCATATGAAAAGCAGAACCATAACCTATGGTTCAAGTCGGTAATGGGCAACGAGAGCAGCTATGAGTTCGACCCCGACTCAAAGTTCAACGAGACAAAGCTCAATGCGATAATCAAGAAGAACGTTATCGAGGGGCAGAACGTAATAGAATCAAAGAACGCATATATCGACCGTACCGATGACGGCTTCGAGCTCGTCAAGGAGGTGGTCGGCAACAGTATAGATGAGGACAAGATAGGCGATATATATGCATATATCTCCAGCGAGCTTGCAAAGGGCAACTTCGATATCTCGATAGCTGACCTTGACGTTTATGAGAAGCCCTCGATACTCGCTTCCGACCTTCAGAAGCAGTATGATTCGCTTGCAGGTATCGCAGATATCGAGATCAGCTTCGACTTCGTGTATGAAAAGGCTACGCTTAAGGGCTCACGCTTTATCGACTGGCTCGATTTCAATGAAGACGGCTCATATTCTGTTGACAGAGATGAGGTCAATAAGTATGTCGATGAGCTTGCAGAAAAATATGATACCTACCGTAAGGACAGAAAGTTCAAGTCTACAAATAAGGGCACTATAACAGTAGAGGGCGGCTCCGGCATCTACGGCTGGTGGCTCAATACCGAGCCCGAGGGCGGTATGGCAGATTATATCACCGAGCTGATAGAGGACGGCAAGAGCGTTACTGTTGATCCTATCTTCTATTCCTCCGGCGGTATCGACTACGAGGGCAACCCCGACTGCTGGACTGCTAAGGACGATATCGGCAATACCTACCTTGAGATAGACTTCTATGCACAGCATATGTGGTTCTATAAAAACGGCAAGAAGAAGTGGGAATGTGATATAGTTTCCGGCCTTCCTACCGAGGGCAGAAATACTCCCGAGGGCGTATATAAGCTCTGGACAAAGGAATCTCCTTCCAAGCTGAAGGGCGAAAACGGCGGCGATAAGTGGGAAACAACGGTTTCCTACTGGAACAATATCTCCGACTGGGGCACTCAGATCGGTATCCACGACGCAACATGGCAGCCCTACTTCGGCGGTGAGCTCTATAAGTGGAGCGGTTCGCACGGCTGTATAAATGTTTCCTACGATTCGGCTAAGTATGTTTATGAGAACGTGCCGATCGGTACACCTGTTGTGGCTTACTGGGAATAA
- a CDS encoding DUF3592 domain-containing protein — protein sequence MRHRWSLSDIPFVRDFIKKHTRLVFAICAVVALIYGINRYMDHQEKVKIVEACTAETQGEVVSTQTKNGLSSRRMTKYRGVVEFEVDDKKYTAYTAWQTTALVARKKVTVYYDPSDPSRNCTENTDSSAENIGALVAFGLFVLLVIIIIIDYYNKQKKRKDPLANAAVNTIEQPDYDDIFK from the coding sequence GTGAGACATCGCTGGAGCTTGTCGGATATCCCGTTTGTAAGAGACTTTATAAAGAAGCATACACGGCTCGTGTTTGCGATATGCGCAGTGGTTGCCCTGATATACGGTATAAACCGATATATGGATCATCAGGAAAAGGTCAAAATAGTTGAGGCCTGTACCGCTGAAACACAGGGCGAGGTGGTAAGCACGCAGACCAAAAACGGCCTGTCGAGCAGGCGTATGACAAAATACCGTGGCGTTGTCGAGTTTGAGGTTGACGATAAAAAGTATACCGCCTATACCGCATGGCAGACAACAGCCCTCGTCGCAAGAAAAAAGGTCACAGTCTACTATGACCCGTCAGACCCCTCACGCAACTGCACCGAGAATACTGATTCATCTGCTGAGAATATCGGCGCACTGGTGGCTTTCGGGCTCTTTGTGCTGCTTGTGATAATAATCATCATCGATTACTATAATAAGCAGAAAAAGCGAAAAGACCCGCTTGCAAACGCCGCTGTGAATACTATCGAACAGCCCGATTATGACGACATTTTCAAGTGA